One Dokdonia sp. Dokd-P16 genomic window carries:
- a CDS encoding BatA domain-containing protein — protein MILLQPSYLWGLLALAIPIIIHMWSRKKVRTIKVGSIQFIAPTKSKESNSIQLNEWWLLLLRCLIISTLVVILAEPHITKAPDKEEVAYLFEPSLLSTVDGLARFAQIPMEGRRLLQEDFPLWETGDVITNKEAVPNYWQLAIEMEELAADSIVVFTHAFAKALKGKRPTIKKNITWIPVETSRQNEQSLVAIARKDSLEIINVLSEAQLLSINKEKVAIRDAALNLAKDSVEIRTNGNSRTIAIKEYFPIEITIIYNKKHDAERSYLEAALRAISQFTQREITITTVSDREEIDATTLDYLIDLSDNPMVASDTPTLYYRPGEIANSLIEPGPTATTSILTKKLTPKLITEEPLVTQLLTWLNLDQELNTQIADLDNRVMSLEQLQTINIPAISKKKEVKADMSSTFWVLLLVLLVSERILSRIRKQ, from the coding sequence ATGATACTACTACAGCCATCATATCTCTGGGGACTACTCGCACTCGCGATCCCAATTATCATCCACATGTGGAGCCGCAAGAAGGTGCGCACCATAAAAGTGGGCAGTATACAATTTATCGCGCCCACAAAATCTAAAGAGAGTAATAGTATCCAGCTAAATGAATGGTGGCTGCTACTATTGCGTTGCTTGATCATTAGCACGCTAGTTGTGATTCTTGCAGAACCTCATATTACAAAAGCTCCCGATAAGGAGGAGGTTGCTTATCTTTTCGAACCTTCGTTACTTTCCACAGTAGATGGTCTGGCGAGATTTGCACAAATACCGATGGAAGGAAGGCGATTATTACAAGAAGATTTTCCACTGTGGGAGACTGGAGATGTAATAACAAATAAAGAGGCGGTGCCTAATTATTGGCAGCTCGCTATAGAGATGGAAGAGTTAGCTGCAGATAGTATTGTGGTTTTTACACACGCTTTCGCGAAAGCGTTAAAAGGCAAAAGACCCACTATAAAAAAAAATATCACTTGGATTCCTGTGGAAACTTCCAGACAGAATGAGCAGTCACTAGTCGCAATTGCTCGTAAGGATAGTTTAGAAATCATTAATGTGTTAAGCGAGGCGCAACTACTTAGTATAAATAAAGAGAAAGTAGCGATACGTGATGCAGCATTAAATCTTGCAAAAGACAGCGTCGAGATCAGAACGAATGGTAATTCTAGAACCATTGCTATAAAAGAGTATTTTCCTATTGAGATTACAATTATCTATAATAAAAAACATGATGCCGAACGTAGTTATCTAGAGGCTGCCTTACGTGCGATTAGTCAGTTTACTCAGAGAGAGATTACAATTACCACTGTTTCAGATAGAGAAGAAATAGATGCAACGACTCTAGATTATTTGATTGACTTGAGTGATAATCCTATGGTAGCTAGCGATACGCCTACGTTATATTATCGTCCAGGAGAAATCGCAAATTCGCTTATTGAACCAGGACCTACAGCAACTACGTCGATACTGACAAAGAAACTAACGCCAAAACTCATTACCGAAGAGCCGCTAGTAACACAATTACTTACATGGCTTAATCTTGACCAAGAGTTAAATACACAAATAGCAGACCTTGATAATCGGGTAATGAGTTTAGAGCAACTGCAAACCATTAATATACCCGCTATATCCAAGAAAAAAGAGGTAAAAGCAGATATGTCAAGTACTTTCTGGGTGTTGCTTTTAGTACTTCTCGTAAGCGAGCGCATACTCTCTAGAATACGTAAACAATAA
- a CDS encoding DUF58 domain-containing protein has product MPKDDYKSLLKPEVINRVSGLSLISRVIVDGYLSGLNKSRRVGAGLEFSQYRGYEPGDDLRLLDWKMLARSGRYYIKQSEIDTHISVRFIVDASMSMLHKEDDISKIEYANVLVASLAHLAQTQGDAIGLLTVNNQKLEALQPAIGKQHFNRFLYQLLQLKNQGSWPQQLASEKLHNRSHKELIFFITDFYEKDEEIITMIKQLKTARNEVAVLHLLGKSELEFDYKGQVIFEDLETGAKVKVNAKDAKTTYLEALEQSIKTTKEALLASGIDYELFSLEDHIGEALHLFLKKRSAIF; this is encoded by the coding sequence ATGCCAAAAGACGATTATAAATCGCTACTTAAACCCGAAGTGATAAACAGAGTTTCTGGATTATCACTTATTTCGCGCGTTATCGTAGACGGTTATTTGTCTGGACTCAATAAAAGTAGGCGAGTAGGGGCTGGATTAGAATTTAGTCAGTATCGAGGGTATGAGCCTGGTGATGACCTCAGGTTACTAGACTGGAAAATGCTTGCTCGTTCTGGTAGATATTACATCAAGCAGTCAGAGATAGATACTCATATTTCTGTGAGATTTATAGTAGACGCAAGTATGTCTATGCTTCATAAGGAAGATGATATTTCAAAAATCGAGTATGCAAATGTACTAGTGGCAAGTCTTGCGCACCTAGCACAAACGCAAGGCGATGCGATAGGTTTGCTTACGGTAAACAATCAAAAATTAGAAGCATTGCAGCCGGCTATTGGGAAGCAGCATTTTAATAGATTCTTGTACCAATTATTGCAATTAAAAAATCAAGGCTCTTGGCCTCAACAGTTGGCTAGTGAGAAGCTCCACAATCGTAGTCATAAGGAGCTTATATTCTTTATTACAGATTTTTATGAAAAGGATGAGGAAATTATAACAATGATTAAACAGCTTAAAACTGCCAGAAACGAAGTCGCAGTATTGCACTTGCTGGGCAAGAGCGAACTAGAATTTGATTACAAAGGACAAGTGATTTTTGAAGATCTTGAAACTGGTGCAAAGGTGAAAGTTAACGCAAAGGATGCAAAAACTACTTATTTAGAAGCGCTAGAGCAATCTATAAAAACTACTAAGGAAGCGTTACTTGCTAGCGGTATTGACTATGAGTTATTTTCACTAGAAGACCATATTGGCGAAGCACTCCACTTATTCTTAAAAAAGCGTAGCGCTATTTTTTGA
- a CDS encoding AAA family ATPase, producing MNNTLSELQQEVTTLTGKLKDLKKEIAKVIIGQEETVEQLLITFLAGGHALLEGVPGLAKTLMIRTLSQAIDLDFKRIQFTPDLMPSDIIGTEILEEDQATGKKFFEFKKGPIFANIILADEINRTPPKTQAALLEAMQEFEVTYSGKTYSLERPFFILATQNPIEQSGTFPLPEAQQDRFLFYIKIGYPTAAEETHILKSTTSGVKQTVHPVLTGANILRLQQLVREVPISDNLIEFVSTIVRATRPDNTTNEYVKQWVGWGAGPRAGQAMILTAKARALSQGRMAVTLDDIKNVALPVLRHRVIVNFKAEAEGITSDQVTTHLLREINLA from the coding sequence ATGAATAACACACTAAGCGAATTACAACAAGAAGTAACCACACTTACGGGAAAGCTTAAGGATCTTAAGAAAGAGATCGCAAAGGTGATTATAGGTCAGGAGGAAACGGTGGAGCAATTGCTTATTACCTTTCTTGCTGGTGGTCATGCATTGCTTGAAGGAGTTCCGGGGCTTGCAAAAACCTTGATGATTCGCACCTTGTCGCAGGCAATAGACTTGGATTTTAAACGTATCCAGTTTACGCCAGATTTAATGCCTTCAGATATTATTGGGACAGAGATTTTGGAAGAAGATCAGGCTACAGGTAAAAAGTTTTTCGAATTCAAGAAGGGACCTATTTTTGCAAATATCATCCTAGCAGATGAGATTAACCGTACTCCGCCAAAAACACAAGCTGCATTACTAGAAGCGATGCAAGAATTTGAGGTAACCTATTCGGGTAAAACCTATAGTCTTGAGCGTCCATTTTTCATTCTCGCAACTCAAAACCCTATTGAGCAATCGGGTACATTTCCATTACCAGAAGCGCAGCAGGACCGTTTCTTATTCTACATCAAAATAGGATATCCTACAGCAGCAGAGGAAACTCATATTTTAAAAAGTACTACGAGTGGCGTTAAGCAAACAGTACATCCTGTACTCACAGGAGCAAATATTTTACGATTACAGCAACTTGTAAGAGAGGTGCCCATAAGCGATAATCTTATTGAATTTGTAAGTACGATAGTACGTGCAACGAGACCAGATAACACTACAAATGAATATGTAAAACAATGGGTAGGCTGGGGCGCAGGTCCAAGAGCTGGGCAGGCTATGATACTCACCGCAAAAGCCAGAGCACTCTCACAAGGAAGAATGGCAGTAACGCTAGATGATATTAAAAACGTGGCCTTACCAGTATTACGTCATAGAGTGATTGTCAACTTCAAGGCCGAGGCCGAGGGGATCACATCAGACCAAGTAACGACTCACTTACTTAGAGAAATAAACTTAGCTTAA
- a CDS encoding DUF4159 domain-containing protein, giving the protein MNNKFFFTRLQYESGDWDVDQRMPSNLLNSLVEYTTLAVDTKENIISLASDEIFKCPFCYISGHKLVQFTKKEKENFKKYIENGGFVFADDCNHDIDGLFAKSFERQMEEIFGQDALKKIPNDHEIYNVFFEFEDGPPTTSQELNGWGDDLVHEYLKAIEVNGRIGVLYSNKDYGCEWDYDFRNKRWYKIDNTRFGVNIVMYALTS; this is encoded by the coding sequence ATGAATAACAAATTCTTCTTTACGCGTTTGCAATACGAATCTGGAGACTGGGACGTAGATCAGCGTATGCCATCTAATTTGCTCAACTCATTGGTAGAGTATACCACTCTTGCAGTAGATACTAAGGAGAACATTATCTCACTAGCGAGTGATGAGATTTTTAAATGTCCGTTCTGTTACATCTCAGGACATAAGCTTGTACAGTTTACTAAGAAGGAAAAAGAGAATTTTAAAAAATATATAGAAAACGGAGGTTTTGTTTTTGCAGATGACTGCAATCATGACATCGATGGATTATTTGCCAAATCATTTGAGCGCCAGATGGAAGAGATTTTTGGTCAAGATGCACTCAAAAAGATACCTAACGATCACGAGATTTATAACGTATTCTTTGAGTTTGAAGACGGTCCACCCACCACAAGTCAAGAACTAAACGGCTGGGGAGATGATCTTGTACATGAATACTTAAAAGCCATTGAAGTCAATGGAAGAATAGGAGTACTGTACAGCAACAAAGACTACGGCTGCGAGTGGGATTACGATTTTAGAAACAAACGTTGGTATAAAATTGATAACACCAGATTTGGAGTGAATATCGTGATGTATGCGTTGACATCATAG
- a CDS encoding TldD/PmbA family protein, translating to MGIFSKEEAKKVMEKAMSFSTADACVINLGGSESGNIRYARNSVSTSGHQSNQSLAVTASFGKKSGTATIDEFDDASLEKVVKRAEELAKLAPENPEFMQPLGPQTYEESKTYVEATANMTPEYRAQVAESSIQPAKANDVTAAGFLDGGAGFSAMMNSNGLFAYNKSTNVEFTVTMRSNDGTGSGWVTRDFNDVSKFDAAEASKVAIDKAVMSREAKAIEPGKYTVILEPSAGLGLLEGLGGSISARSADEGRSFMSKEGGGTKMGVKIVDERVNLWSDPLNEEVPAGTWNGEGQPLKKTSWIENGVVKNLAYDRFWAQEKGVEPVPFPSNFIMGGGDASLEDLIKSTKKGILVTRLWYIRSVDPQTLLYTGLTRDGTFYIENGKIKYPVKNFRFNESPIIMLNNLETLGKQVRVDGSLIPYMKIRDFTFTSLSDAV from the coding sequence ATGGGAATATTTTCAAAAGAAGAGGCAAAAAAAGTGATGGAGAAAGCAATGAGCTTCTCTACTGCAGATGCCTGCGTTATAAATTTAGGCGGTAGCGAGAGTGGTAACATCCGTTATGCACGTAACTCTGTTTCTACCTCAGGGCACCAGTCTAACCAGAGTCTTGCGGTCACTGCAAGTTTTGGTAAAAAATCAGGTACAGCAACCATAGACGAGTTTGATGATGCGTCACTTGAAAAAGTGGTAAAACGTGCAGAAGAACTAGCAAAGCTTGCTCCAGAAAATCCTGAGTTCATGCAGCCACTAGGGCCACAAACCTATGAGGAGTCTAAAACGTATGTAGAAGCTACGGCAAACATGACTCCAGAGTATAGAGCACAAGTAGCAGAGAGCAGCATTCAACCTGCCAAAGCAAATGATGTAACCGCAGCTGGTTTTCTCGATGGTGGTGCAGGCTTTAGCGCGATGATGAATTCTAACGGACTGTTTGCTTATAACAAGTCGACTAACGTTGAGTTTACAGTAACCATGCGATCTAATGATGGTACCGGTTCTGGATGGGTGACAAGAGATTTTAATGATGTGTCAAAATTTGACGCAGCCGAAGCTTCAAAAGTTGCTATTGATAAGGCAGTAATGTCTCGAGAAGCAAAAGCAATCGAGCCAGGAAAGTACACCGTGATTCTTGAGCCATCGGCTGGATTAGGACTACTAGAAGGCTTAGGTGGTTCTATAAGTGCACGATCTGCAGATGAGGGAAGAAGCTTCATGTCTAAAGAAGGTGGAGGCACTAAGATGGGTGTCAAAATTGTAGATGAGCGTGTAAACCTGTGGTCAGACCCTCTTAATGAAGAAGTGCCAGCAGGTACTTGGAACGGAGAAGGGCAGCCGCTTAAAAAGACGAGCTGGATAGAAAACGGAGTGGTAAAAAACCTTGCGTATGATCGTTTCTGGGCACAAGAAAAAGGCGTAGAGCCAGTCCCTTTTCCTAGTAATTTTATCATGGGTGGTGGTGATGCATCTCTAGAAGATCTCATCAAGTCTACAAAGAAAGGAATCCTCGTTACTAGGCTATGGTACATACGTTCTGTAGATCCTCAAACGCTATTATATACAGGTCTCACCCGCGACGGAACTTTTTACATTGAGAACGGAAAAATCAAGTATCCTGTAAAGAACTTCCGCTTTAATGAGAGTCCTATTATTATGCTTAATAATCTAGAAACTCTTGGCAAGCAAGTACGCGTAGATGGTAGTTTAATCCCGTATATGAAAATACGTGACTTTACTTTTACCAGTCTTTCAGATGCTGTATAA
- a CDS encoding TldD/PmbA family protein, producing MKRRNFVQLAGMGAGALMVPSMMLGNNIPTEALLEPGMDVLLKKQMADVALNTAKGLGASYADARIGRYLNQFVRTREDKVQGVVNTESFGIGIRVIANGTWGFASTNDVTPDGIQKATEQAVAIAKANSKFQTNPVVLAPEASYGEVSWKTPIKKDFKEVPVSEKVELLLTANAAAQSNGANFVNSALFMVNEQKYFASTEGSYIDQDVHRIWPTFGVTAVGGGKFKTRQAMSAPMGLGYEYLDGLESEKLEGPQGLKLYRNSYDIIEDAAMAAKQAKEMLTAKSVDAGKYDLVLEPNHLGLTIHESVGHPTELDRVLGYEANYAGTSFATIDKWKSKNFKYGSDLVNIVADKQQVGSLGAVGWDDEGVKTKQWDIIRNGVLVNYQAIRDQVQMIDQNESHGCCYAQSWNDVQFQRMPNISLEPGKEPYSINDMIKDVEKGIYIAGRGSYSIDQQRYNFQFGGTMYYEIKDGKIVGMLNDVAYQSNTQEFWNSCAKICDQSDYRLFGSFFDGKGQPSQVSAVSHGSATTRFNDINVINTGRNV from the coding sequence ATGAAAAGACGAAATTTTGTCCAACTCGCTGGTATGGGAGCAGGTGCCTTAATGGTGCCATCGATGATGCTGGGAAACAATATCCCAACAGAAGCACTGCTCGAACCAGGAATGGACGTACTGCTTAAAAAACAAATGGCAGATGTCGCCCTTAATACGGCAAAAGGTTTAGGTGCTTCATATGCAGATGCTAGAATAGGGAGATACCTAAACCAGTTTGTGCGCACACGTGAAGATAAAGTGCAAGGCGTTGTAAATACCGAATCTTTTGGGATAGGGATACGCGTGATTGCAAATGGTACTTGGGGTTTTGCATCTACTAATGATGTAACGCCAGATGGTATCCAGAAGGCAACAGAGCAAGCTGTAGCAATTGCTAAGGCTAACTCAAAATTCCAAACCAACCCAGTAGTGCTAGCTCCAGAAGCTTCCTACGGTGAGGTGAGCTGGAAAACGCCAATAAAAAAAGACTTTAAAGAAGTACCGGTATCTGAGAAGGTAGAGTTGTTGCTTACGGCAAATGCTGCTGCGCAGTCTAATGGAGCCAACTTTGTAAACTCTGCACTCTTTATGGTAAATGAGCAAAAGTATTTTGCCTCTACCGAAGGGTCATATATTGATCAAGATGTACATCGTATTTGGCCTACATTTGGCGTGACGGCTGTAGGTGGTGGTAAGTTTAAAACTCGCCAAGCGATGAGTGCTCCTATGGGACTTGGTTACGAATACCTAGATGGTCTTGAGTCAGAAAAACTTGAAGGACCACAAGGATTAAAATTATATAGAAATAGCTATGATATTATAGAAGATGCTGCCATGGCAGCAAAGCAGGCTAAAGAAATGCTTACGGCAAAGTCTGTAGATGCTGGAAAATATGATCTTGTACTAGAGCCTAATCACTTAGGTCTTACCATTCACGAGTCTGTAGGTCACCCTACAGAGCTAGATCGTGTACTTGGATATGAGGCAAATTATGCAGGAACAAGTTTTGCAACCATAGATAAGTGGAAGTCTAAAAACTTTAAATATGGTAGCGACCTTGTAAACATAGTGGCAGATAAGCAACAAGTGGGATCACTAGGAGCTGTAGGCTGGGATGATGAAGGTGTAAAAACCAAGCAATGGGATATCATACGTAATGGTGTGCTGGTAAATTACCAAGCAATACGTGACCAAGTGCAAATGATAGATCAGAACGAATCTCATGGATGTTGTTATGCTCAAAGTTGGAACGATGTACAGTTCCAGCGTATGCCTAATATCTCGCTAGAGCCAGGTAAAGAGCCGTATTCTATTAATGATATGATTAAGGATGTAGAAAAAGGAATCTACATTGCAGGTCGTGGATCTTATTCTATAGACCAGCAGCGATATAACTTCCAGTTTGGTGGTACCATGTATTACGAGATTAAGGATGGAAAAATAGTTGGGATGCTTAATGATGTAGCATACCAATCTAATACACAGGAGTTCTGGAACTCTTGTGCAAAAATATGTGATCAGAGTGACTACCGTCTCTTTGGATCATTCTTCGACGGGAAAGGGCAGCCTTCACAAGTGAGCGCAGTATCACATGGAAGTGCCACGACACGATTTAATGATATTAATGTGATCAACACGGGTCGTAACGTTTAA